In Thamnophis elegans isolate rThaEle1 chromosome 13, rThaEle1.pri, whole genome shotgun sequence, one DNA window encodes the following:
- the LOC116516825 gene encoding cytosolic purine 5'-nucleotidase-like, protein MGSVLRQVPADDEPPFPAAPEPRGPVKRDYHRRIFVNRSLALEKIKCFGLDMDYTLAVYTSPDYEELTFELLLERLVSIGYPPEVLKYKYDPAFPTRGLIFDARYGNLLKVDSHGNLLACAHGFHFLKGSEIWNYYPNKFIQRDDTKRFHILNTLFNLTETYLLACLVDFFTSFSRYMNCETGYRQGNLFMSFRSMFQDVREAMDYVHLSGCLKEKMLKDLEKYVVKDPRIPLLLSRMKDAGKMFLATNSDYSYTDAIMTYLLDFREGNTVKSQHRSWRSYFDLIVVDTRKPLFFAEGTVLRQVNTDTGKLRIGTYTGAHQHCTVYSGGSSDMICDLLGVKGKEILYIGDHIFGDILKSKKRQGWRTFLVVPEMAKELQVWTEKSELFDELRRLDALLAELYQHLDSGSSECPDISSIKKQIQKVTHEMDMCYGKMGSLFHCGSRQTLFANQLMRYADLYAASFVNFLYYPFSYVFRAPAALMPHESTVEHVKMETPEMDVMHQLRQQMD, encoded by the exons GATCTTTGTGAATCGGAGCTTGGCGCTGGAGAAGATCAAATGCTTTGGTTTAGATATGGACTATACCCTGGCAG TGTATACATCCCCAGACTATGAGGAGTTGACCTTTGAGCTGCTGCTGGAGCGACTGGTGTCTATTGGGTATCCACCCGAAGTTCTGAAATACAAGTACGACCCTGCCTTCCCTACCAG GGGGCTGATCTTTGATGCCCGGTACGGGAACTTGCTGAAGGTGGACTCCCATGGCAATCTGTTGGCGTGTGCGCATGGCTTCCATTTCCTCAAGGG gAGTGAAATCTGGAATTACTACCCAAATAAATTCATCCAGAGAGACGACACGAAACGTTTCCACATTCTGAACACTTTGTTTAACTTGACAG AAACCTACCTCTTGGCCTGCCTCGTGGATTTCTTCACCAGTTTCTCCAGATACATGAA CTGTGAGACCGGCTACAGGCAGGGCAACCTCTTCATGTCCTTCCGCAGCATGTTCCAGGATGTCCGTGAAGCCATGGATTATGTTCACCTTTCA GGCTGCCTCAAGGAGAAGATGCTGAAGGACCTGGAGAAGTATGTGGTGAAAGAT CCCCGTATTCCTCTCCTGCTGAGCCGCATGAAGGACGCAGGGAAAATGTTTCTTGCCACCAATAGCGACTACAGTTACACAGAT GCGATCATGACATACTTGCTTGACTTCAGAGAAGGGAACACG GTCAAATCCCAGCATCGATCGTGGCGCTCGTACTTTGATCTGATTGTTGTCGACACCCGCAAGCCCCTCTTTTTTGCTGAAGGAACTGTGCTGCGGCAAGTCAACACA GACACAGGGAAGCTGCGAATTGGGACTTACACAGGAGCCCATCAGCACTGCACTGTCTACTCTGGAG GCTCCTCTGACATGATATGTGACCTCTTGGGCGTGAAGGGCAAGGAGATCCTTTACATTGGGGATCATATCTTTGGGGATATTCTCAAATCCAAGAAGAGGCAAGGATGGCGCACATTCCTGGTGGTCCCAGAAATGGCGAAGGAGCTGCAAGTGTGGACAGAGAAGAGTG AACTCTTCGATGAGTTGCGGCGTCTAGATGCCCTCTTGGCTGAACTGTACCA GCACTTGGACAGTGGAAGCAGTGAATGCCCCGACATCAGCTCCATCAAGAAGCAGATCCAG AAAGTTACCCATGAGATGGACATGTGTTACGGGAAAATGGGGAGCCTCTTCCACTGTGGCTCCCGCCAGACCCTCTTTGCCAATCAGCTGATGCGCTATGCAGACCTCTATGCCGCCTCCTTCGTGAACTTCCTCTACTATCCTTTCAGCTACGTTTTCCGGGCACCAGCAGCTCTG ATGCCGCATGAGTCAACTGtggagcatgtaaaaatggagacCCCTGAGATGGACGTCATGCACCAGCTCAGGCAGCAG ATGGATTGA